The following are from one region of the Paenalkalicoccus suaedae genome:
- a CDS encoding solute carrier family 23 protein, translated as MNKEVGIQEIPRFDKWFVLSLQHLFAMFGATILVPLLTGLSPAVALVSSGLGTLSYLLITKGQIPAYLGSSFAFIIPIQSAILIGGPEGAMIGSFFAGILYAIVALIIKRTGVRWLMQLLPPIVVGPVIMVIGLGLAGVAIDMAMNNPETGAYDGTLFAVALATLAITIIASVFFKGFFGLIPILIGIAAGYSLALATGIVDLTAIREAAWIEAPPFLVPFVTYTPSVSWEIILIMVPIALVTLTEHLGDQMVLSKVVGKNLVKKPGLHRSIFGDGFATIISSFLGGPPNTTYGENIGVVALTRVFSVFVIGGAATLAILFGFIGKVSAFITTIPTAVMGGVSILLFGIIASSGLRMLIDNKVDIGNKRNLIISSVILVIGIGGAMIQVNESLSIPGMALATVVGIVLNQVLPGKDPVRSEEEMFEAMSSEQEKHPAA; from the coding sequence ATGAATAAAGAAGTCGGCATTCAAGAAATCCCACGTTTTGACAAATGGTTCGTATTGAGCCTCCAGCACTTATTCGCCATGTTTGGCGCTACGATTTTAGTACCTCTACTAACTGGCTTAAGCCCAGCAGTCGCTCTCGTATCGAGTGGCCTTGGGACACTAAGCTATCTCCTTATTACAAAGGGTCAAATTCCTGCCTACTTAGGCTCATCCTTTGCATTTATCATTCCCATTCAATCAGCGATTTTAATTGGCGGACCAGAAGGCGCCATGATCGGAAGCTTCTTTGCAGGTATCCTATATGCAATTGTCGCACTTATTATTAAACGCACTGGCGTAAGGTGGTTGATGCAACTACTACCGCCGATTGTCGTAGGACCAGTTATCATGGTCATCGGTCTCGGCCTTGCCGGAGTTGCAATTGACATGGCCATGAACAATCCAGAGACTGGCGCATATGATGGCACGCTGTTTGCAGTCGCACTGGCAACACTCGCCATTACGATCATTGCTTCGGTGTTCTTTAAAGGGTTCTTCGGCCTTATCCCCATCCTCATCGGGATAGCAGCAGGTTACTCACTCGCGCTAGCTACTGGCATTGTTGATCTGACGGCCATTAGAGAAGCCGCTTGGATTGAAGCACCACCATTCTTAGTCCCATTCGTCACGTACACACCATCTGTGTCATGGGAGATCATCCTCATCATGGTGCCTATCGCGCTTGTCACATTAACTGAGCACCTCGGAGATCAAATGGTACTAAGCAAAGTTGTTGGCAAAAACTTAGTTAAAAAGCCAGGTCTACACCGCTCTATTTTCGGAGATGGTTTTGCGACGATCATAAGCTCCTTCTTAGGAGGACCTCCAAACACGACTTATGGAGAAAATATAGGCGTTGTCGCGTTAACGAGAGTCTTTAGCGTATTCGTCATAGGTGGAGCAGCAACACTAGCTATCCTCTTCGGCTTTATCGGTAAAGTATCTGCTTTTATTACAACGATCCCAACAGCAGTAATGGGCGGAGTATCCATCCTGCTCTTCGGTATCATCGCATCAAGTGGTTTACGAATGCTTATTGATAATAAAGTCGATATTGGGAACAAACGTAACTTAATCATTTCTTCTGTTATCTTAGTGATTGGAATAGGTGGAGCAATGATTCAAGTAAACGAATCATTATCCATTCCTGGAATGGCACTCGCAACAGTTGTCGGGATTGTATTAAATCAAGTTCTTCCTGGTAAAGATCCTGTGAGATCTGAAGAAGAAATGTTTGAAGCAATGTCGAGTGAACAAGAGAAACACCCAGCAGCATAA
- the pyrR gene encoding bifunctional pyr operon transcriptional regulator/uracil phosphoribosyltransferase PyrR, whose amino-acid sequence MSKTILDEQAIRRALTRIAHEIIERNKGTDDIVLVGIKTRGAYLAERLAARIEDIEGKRVATGEIDITLYRDDLSHKNASNEPKLHGTDIKTDIANKKVVLVDDVLYTGRTVRAGLDAIIDIARPAQIQLAVLIDRGHRELPIRPDYVGKNVPTSKSEVVDVKLTEVDQEEQVRII is encoded by the coding sequence ATGTCCAAGACTATCTTAGACGAACAAGCAATCAGGCGCGCGCTAACTCGAATTGCACATGAGATCATTGAGCGCAACAAAGGGACAGATGATATCGTCCTAGTCGGGATTAAAACACGAGGAGCTTATCTTGCGGAGAGATTAGCAGCTCGAATTGAAGATATCGAAGGCAAACGTGTTGCCACTGGTGAAATTGATATTACGCTATACCGAGATGATTTATCTCACAAAAATGCGTCCAATGAGCCAAAGCTTCACGGGACAGATATTAAAACGGATATCGCGAACAAAAAAGTCGTGCTTGTTGATGATGTGTTATACACAGGCAGAACGGTGAGAGCAGGACTCGATGCCATTATCGATATTGCAAGACCCGCTCAGATACAGCTAGCGGTCCTCATAGATCGTGGACACCGCGAGCTACCAATCAGACCAGATTATGTAGGTAAAAACGTACCAACCTCTAAATCGGAGGTTGTGGATGTCAAGCTTACTGAAGTAGATCAAGAAGAGCAAGTACGCATCATTTAA